From Luteococcus japonicus, one genomic window encodes:
- a CDS encoding AzlD domain-containing protein, producing MSLWGWVLTACLVGYCTKLAGYLLPTHWVEKPRVMQVTSAMTIGLLGSLVMLNAVGDGQRLVLDARLVALVVAGVALWRRAPYLVVVLLGAAAAALARLVS from the coding sequence ATGAGCCTGTGGGGATGGGTTCTCACCGCCTGTCTGGTGGGCTACTGCACCAAGTTGGCCGGCTACCTGCTGCCCACACACTGGGTGGAGAAGCCGCGGGTGATGCAGGTCACCTCGGCTATGACCATCGGCCTGTTGGGTTCCCTGGTGATGCTCAATGCCGTCGGCGACGGGCAGCGGCTCGTGCTGGATGCCCGGCTGGTGGCCCTCGTGGTGGCCGGGGTGGCGCTGTGGCGGCGCGCCCCCTACCTCGTGGTGGTGCTGCTGGGGGCGGCCGCGGCGGCACTTGCCCGGTTGGTCAGTTGA
- a CDS encoding AzlC family ABC transporter permease encodes MQITPAVRMGLSVSVATGLYGISFGALGIAAGLSVLQTQALSALMFTGGSQFAFVGAIAGGGAPALVSASLLGIRNLIYGAQMNAAFAPRGLTRLLQAHVTIDESVATSVAQDIADEQRRGFWSAGLGVFILWNLFTLLGAVLGNALGDPKTWGLDGAAVAAFLGLLWPRLHNRDTVAIAVASAFVTLLLVPVLAPGLPLLAAAAVAAGMSLWLGRRATR; translated from the coding sequence ATGCAGATCACACCAGCAGTGCGGATGGGCCTGTCCGTCTCCGTGGCCACGGGCCTGTACGGCATCTCCTTCGGCGCGCTGGGCATCGCCGCAGGCCTGTCCGTGTTGCAGACACAGGCCCTCAGTGCGCTGATGTTCACCGGCGGCTCCCAGTTCGCCTTCGTCGGGGCCATTGCCGGCGGCGGCGCCCCGGCCCTGGTCTCAGCAAGCCTGCTGGGCATCCGCAACCTGATCTACGGCGCGCAGATGAATGCCGCCTTCGCACCCCGCGGCCTCACCCGCCTGCTGCAGGCACACGTCACCATCGACGAGTCGGTGGCCACCTCCGTGGCTCAGGACATTGCCGACGAGCAGCGACGCGGCTTCTGGAGCGCGGGGCTGGGCGTGTTCATCTTGTGGAACCTGTTCACCCTCCTGGGGGCCGTGCTGGGCAATGCGCTGGGCGACCCGAAGACCTGGGGTCTCGACGGTGCCGCGGTGGCCGCCTTCCTGGGCCTGCTGTGGCCGCGGTTGCACAACCGGGACACGGTGGCCATCGCGGTGGCCTCGGCCTTCGTCACGTTGTTGCTGGTCCCAGTGTTGGCCCCCGGCCTGCCGCTGCTGGCCGCTGCAGCCGTCGCAGCAGGGATGAGCCTGTGGCTGGGGCGGAGGGCGACGCGATGA